A single genomic interval of Camelina sativa cultivar DH55 chromosome 11, Cs, whole genome shotgun sequence harbors:
- the LOC104726011 gene encoding cytochrome b561, DM13 and DOMON domain-containing protein At5g54830-like, which yields MCDQRPIFLRSLVLLGFFLFSAIGEECSNTSSLVGHESEIKMLQHQLRGVFTVVDDCSFRVSRFDMLSGSDVHWWGARSAGFENMTNDGFVISDQKLNQTFKNSSFIVKLFGNVTWDKLGVVSVWDLPTASDFGHVLLSNGTESDTTSSKAEPPPSESKDVAQGKSNNSSEPFKAPTMFDNCKKLSDKYRLRWSLNAEKGYVDIGLEATTGLLNYMAFGWAKPNSTSNLMLDADVVVTGIREDGFPFADDFYITESSVCSVKEGTASGVCPDTVYEGSDSVGSSVNNTKLVYGHRIDGVSFVRYRRPLNDSDNKFDFPVNSTRNLTVIWALGVIKPPDVINPYYLPVNHGGVESENFGHFSLNLSDHVDECLGPLDADNKYDQDVIIADANAPLIVTAGPSVHYPNPPNPSKVLYINKKEAPVLKVERGVPVKFSIEAGHDVSFYITSDFLGGNASLRNRTETIYAGGQETHGVLASPSELVWAPNRNTPDELYYHSIFQEKMGWKVQVVDGGLSDMYNNSVNLDDQQVKFFWTIVGDSISIAARGEKKSGYLAIGFGSEMANSYAYVGWFDRNGTGHVNTYWIDGASASSVHPTTENMTYVRCKSEEGIITLEFTRPLKPSCSHRDRPECKNMIDPTTPLKVIWAMGAKWTDGQLTERNMHSVTSQRPVRVMLTRGSAEADQDLRPVLGVHGFMMFLAWGILLPGGILSARYLKHIKGDGWFKIHMYLQCSGLAIVFLGLLFAVAELNGFSFSSTHVKFGFTAIVLACAQPVNAWLRPAKPAQEELISSKRLIWEYSHSIVGQSAVVVGVVALFTGMKHLGERNGAENIDGLNLALGLWVFLCVVTVAYLEYRERGRIRARNLSRGNWVLGNVEEDDSIDLIDSRGGFRDKDDDDRNGGRMEIQLEPLK from the coding sequence ATGTGCGATCAAAGACCAATTTTTCTAAGGTCTCTCGTGCTGTTgggtttcttcctcttctctgcAATTGGAGAAGAATGCTCCAATACGAGCTCATTGGTTGGGCACGAGTCTGAGATCAAGATGTTACAGCACCAGCTTCGTGGGGTTTTCACTGTTGTTGATGATTGTTCGTTTAGGGTTTCTCGTTTCGATATGCTCTCTGGTTCTGATGTTCATTGGTGGGGTGCAAGGAGTGCTGGTTTCGAGAATATGACTAATGACGGCTTCGTTATCTCTGATCAGAAGCTTAATCAAACATTCAAAAACTCGTCTTTTATCGTTAAGTTGTTTGGTAATGTTACTTGGGATAAGTTAGGAGTGGTTTCGGTTTGGGATTTACCTACTGCTTCTGATTTTGGTCATGTTCTGCTCTCTAATGGGACTGAGTCAGATACTACTTCTTCAAAAGCTGAACCACCTCCTTCAGAGAGCAAAGATGTTGCTCAGGGGAAATCGAATAACAGCAGCGAGCCCTTTAAGGCTCCTACCATGTTTGATAATTGTAAGAAGCTTTCTGATAAGTATAGGCTTAGGTGGAGTTTGAATGCAGAGAAAGGTTATGTTGATATTGGTCTTGAGGCTACAACTGGTTTACTGAACTACATGGCGTTTGGTTGGGCTAAGCCGAACTCTACATCGAACCTGATGTTGGATGCTGATGTTGTGGTTACTGGGATTAGAGAGGATGGCTTCCCTTTTGCTGATGATTTTTATATCACGGAGTCTAGTGTTTGCTCTGTGAAGGAAGGTACAGCTTCTGGGGTTTGTCCTGACACTGTGTATGAAGGGTCAGATTCAGTTGGTTCTTCGGTGAACAACACAAAACTTGTTTACGGACATAGGATAGATGGAGTTTCGTTTGTTAGGTATAGGAGACCGTTGAATGATAGCGATAATAAGTTTGATTTTCCTGTGAATTCAACTAGGAACCTTACGGTTATTTGGGCACTTGGGGTGATAAAACCACCAGATGTTATTAATCCTTACTATCTCCCAGTGAACCACGGCGGTGTGGAATCAGAAAACTTTGGGCATTTCTCGCTTAATCTTTCGGATCATGTGGATGAATGTTTGGGACCATTGGATGCAGACAACAAGTATGATCAAGATGTGATCATTGCTGATGCCAATGCACCTCTTATTGTCACAGCTGGACCATCTGTGCATTATCCGAATCCTCCAAATCCTTCCAAGGTTCTGTATATCAACAAGAAAGAAGCGCCTGTGTTGAAAGTGGAAAGAGGGGTTCCTGTGAAGTTTTCAATAGAAGCAGGACACGACGTTTCTTTCTACATAACTTCAGATTTTCTTGGTGGGAATGCTTCTTTAAGGAACAGAACTGAGACAATCTATGCTGGTGGGCAAGAAACTCATGGAGTACTGGCGAGTCCGTCGGAGCTGGTTTGGGCTCCTAATAGAAATACACCTGACGAACTCTATTACCACTCGATTTTTCAAGAGAAAATGGGGTGGAAGGTTCAGGTTGTTGACGGGGGACTTTCTGATATGTACAACAACAGTGTTAATCTAGATGATCAGCAAGTTAAGTTCTTTTGGACTATAGTAGGGGATTCGATATCTATTGCAGCTCGCGGTGAGAAGAAAAGTGGGTATCTTGCAATTGGTTTCGGTAGCGAAATGGCAAACAGCTATGCTTATGTTGGCTGGTTTGATAGAAACGGAACAGGGCATGTAAATACTTACTGGATTGATGGAGCATCCGCTTCCTCAGTGCATCCTACAACTGAAAATATGACATACGTGAGATGCAAATCCGAAGAAGGAATCATCACACTGGAGTTTACACGTCCCTTAAAACCATCATGCAGTCATCGAGATAGACCAGAATGTAAGAATATGATCGATCCCACAACTCCTCTGAAAGTGATATGGGCAATGGGTGCTAAATGGACAGATGGTCAGTTGACCGAGAGAAACATGCACTCGGTTACAAGTCAGAGACCTGTCCGTGTTATGTTAACACGTGGATCAGCAGAAGCGGATCAAGATCTAAGACCAGTCCTAGGGGTTCATGGATTCATGATGTTCCTTGCTTGGGGAATCCTACTTCCCGGAGGGATATTATCCGCTAGATACTTGAAACACATCAAAGGTGATGGCTGGTTCAAGATACATATGTACCTTCAATGTTCTGGACTAGCCATTGTCTTCCTCGGCCTCCTCTTTGCAGTAGCTGAGCTTAACGGGTTTAGCTTCAGTTCAACGCACGTCAAGTTTGGTTTCACAGCCATAGTTTTAGCTTGCGCACAGCCCGTGAACGCTTGGCTAAGGCCTGCGAAACCTGCTCAAGAAGAACTAATCTCTTCGAAACGGTTAATATGGGAGTATTCTCATTCGATCGTCGGTCAATCAGCTGTTGTAGTTGGAGTTGTTGCGCTTTTCACTGGAATGAAACATCTGGGAGAAAGGAATGGAGCGGAGAACATAGACGGGCTAAACTTGGCTCTTGGTCTATGGGTCTTCCTTTGTGTGGTTACTGTTGCGTATTTGGAGTACAGGGAACGAGGAAGGATAAGAGCGAGGAATCTGAGTAGAGGGAATTGGGTATTGGGGaatgttgaagaagatgattcgaTTGATCTAATAGACTCAAGAGGTGGTTTCAGagataaagatgatgatgatagaaaTGGAGGGAGGATGGAGATTCAGTTAGAGCCGTTGAAATAA
- the LOC104726012 gene encoding septum-promoting GTP-binding protein 1, protein MAEKINEIAGKMTPFCRKIVHVNIKWRVIEKVSVFGDFFRFLWRKVVSCSSIIEKPIFYRRIVHRISSTSDETTTEPTVSSGRRFGSSSDSNLVSLKISLLGDCQTGKTSFVIKYVGDENQGFLEMTGLNLMDKTFYVQGVTISFSIWDVGGDERRSKDHIPIACKDAVAILFMFDLTSRSTLNSVFGWYSQARKWNTTAIPILIGTKFDDFVRLPPNLQWTIVTQARAYAKVMKASLFFSSATHNINVNKIFKFILAKLFNLPWKIDRNLTLGEPIIDYDS, encoded by the exons ATGGCCGAGAAAATCAATGAGATCGCCGGAAAGATGACTCCTTTCTGCCGGAAAATAGTTCACGTGAACATAAAATGGAGAGTCATCGAGAAGGTATCAGTCTTCGGAgatttttttaggtttctttGGAGAAAAGTCGTTTCTTGTTCAAGTATCATCGAAAAACCTATTTTTTACCGTCGAATCGTTCACCGGATTTCTTCCACCTCCGACGAAACGACGACCGAACCTACTGTTTCTTCCGGTAGAAGGTTTGGTTCAAGTTCGGATTCAAATTTGGTTAGTCTCAAGATCAGCTTATTAGGCGATTGTCAAACAGGGAAAACTTCTTTTGTA ataaaGTATGTTGGAGATGAGAATCAAGGGTTCTTGGAGATGACGGGTTTGAATTTGATGGACAAAACGTTTTATGTTCAAGGAGTTACAATTTCGTTTAGCATTTGGGATGTAGGAG GTGATGAAAGGAGGTCAAAAGATCATATACCAATAGCTTGTAAAGACGCAGTAGCAATCTTGTTCATGTTTGATCTAACCAGTCGATCCACTCTTAACAG tgTCTTCGGGTGGTATAGCCAAGCAAGAAAGTGGAACACG ACAGCCATTCCAATTCTAATAGGAACAAAATTTGATGATTTCGTTCGTCTCCCACCTAATCTTCAGTGGACCATTGTCACTCAG gCAAGAGCATACGCGAAGGTGATGAAGGCATCATTGTTCTTTTCAAGTGCTACACACAACATAAATGTGAACAAGATCTTCAAATTCATTTTGgctaaactttttaatttgcCTTGGAAGATCGACAGAAATTTAACCTTAGGTGAACCCATTATCGACTATGATTCCTAA
- the LOC104726013 gene encoding uncharacterized protein LOC104726013 has product MVQKLELIKGGGGSIKIGATGTVATLMTRELDSMKQPSPQTPTTRPIRTTIPVSVDCGTSSSTPKRTKPRKSSDEASSSSNNNNVRTPKGHNARSTHQLSMLGSDNVRIPKGHNTKSSHQLPMLGSDNVSLQGTPRREKRMNIVDIVDVKCGNPDRAWANPITSRLKKLGFSKLNESIG; this is encoded by the coding sequence ATGGTTCAGAAGCTTGAACTGATCAAAGGGGGCGGAGGATCGATAAAAATAGGAGCAACgggaacagttgcaactttaatGACTCGAGAGCTAGACTCCATGAAACAACCTTCACCTCAGACTCCCACAACAAGACCCATTAGAACAACTATCCCTGTCTCAGTAGACTGTGGCACATCTTCTTCAACTCCAAAAAGAACGAAACCAAGAAAATCATCAGATGAAgctagcagcagcagcaacaacaacaatgttcGAACACCAAAAGGTCACAATGCCAGAAGCACTCATCAGCTTTCAATGCTTGGCTCTGATAATGTTAGAATACCAAAGGGTCACAATACCAAAAGCAGTCATCAGCTTCCAATGCTTGGCTCTGATAATGTGTCGTTGCAAGGAACCCCTAGAAGGGAGAAGAGAATGAACATTGTGGACATTGTGGATGTGAAATGCGGGAATCCAGATCGAGCTTGGGCTAACCCGATAACCAGTAGACTCAAAAAGCTTGGATTCTCTAAACTCAATGAGAGCATTGGTTAA
- the LOC104726015 gene encoding uncharacterized protein LOC104726015, translated as MDSKLRNFVMGLFVMTAIFLGSGVDAWTGEIRGRVVCDVCADSSIGPEDHVLEGAEVAVLCITKSGEVVNYQAFTNSKGVYTVAETMPESKRWDACLARPISSFHTPCNRLHQTKTGIKFTYNRPSGYFHAVKPFVYRPQYAPSYC; from the exons ATGGATTCGAAGTTGAGAAATTTCGTGATGGGTCTGTTTGTTATGACTGCGATCTTTCTAGGTTCTGGTGTCGACGCGTGGACTGGCGAGATTCGTGGTAGAGTTGTATGTGATGTCTGTGCTGATTCTTCAATCGGACCAGAAGATCATGTTCTTGAAG GAGCTGAGGTTGCGGTTCTCTGCATAACCAAATCTGGAGAAGTAGTAAACTACCAAGCTTTCACAAACTCAAAAGGTGTCTACACAGTTGCAGAGACAATGCCAGAGAGCAAACGTTGGGACGCTTGCCTTGCAAGACCCATAAGCAGCTTCCACACACCTTGCAACCGTCTACACCAAACCAAAACCGGAATCAAATTCACTTACAACCGCCCTTCCGGTTACTTCCATGCCGTGAAACCGTTTGTGTATCGTCCACAGTATGCACCTTCTTATTGCTGA
- the LOC104726016 gene encoding probable folate-biopterin transporter 4 — MIHWLKQLRSAFGFAFLWLVCLIYFTQGFRSFVWTAVSYQLKDKLQLSPSASQFVFSVAFFPWSIKPLYGIISDCIPINGKKRTPYLVISTVLSLVPWLLLGLDSTSRSSSLYLMILLTVQNLGSAMADVVVDAMIAEAVRLEKASFAGDLQSVSWLSMAVGGICGSLLGGYALTNLKIETIFLLFTVLPVLQLLSCALVEEIPTNNEPMPDMLDSNEFEEKSKMSNDDNYRDTNKSNTRRRKGQKKGKKGGATNGKSETHKKQSKSLASQWFQSLKAATFGLVRAFKQPIILRPMAWFFVAHITVPNLSTVMFYYQTEVLQLDASFLGTARVVGWLGLMIGTFIYNRYLTNMTLRKSLLFAHIGISITILLDMVLVSRANVGYGVSDKTMVLFGSALGDAINQLKFMPFLILSGRLCPPGIQGTLFALFMSINNLGNTVGSFMGAGLASLLGISSGSFENMFMGLAIQVFCTYIPVMFLFLIPKEATGVSAS, encoded by the exons ATGATACATTGGTTGAAGCAGCTGCGATCGGCGTTTGGGTTCGCGTTTCTGTGGCTCGTTTGTCTCATTTACTTCACTCAG GGATTTAGATCGTTTGTATGGACAGCTGTTTCATATCAGCTCAAAGACAAGCTTCAGTTATCACCATCAGCTTCTCAGTTTGTCTTTTCTGTTGCTTTCTTTCCATGGAGCATTAAACCTTTATATGG GATTATCTCAGATTGTATCCCGATTAATGGGAAGAAGAGGACGCCGTATTTGGTGATATCGACTGTGCTATCTCTTGTGCCATGGCTCTTGCTTGGTCTAGATTCAACTTCTCGAAGTTCCAGTCTTTATCTTATGATTCTCTTGACTGTACAAAACCTGGGATCAGCTATGGCTGATGTTGTGGTAGATGCTATGATAGCTGAAGCTGTGAGACTTGAAAA GGCCTCGTTTGCTGGAGATCTTCAGTCTGTCTCATGGCTTTCTATGGCTGTGGGTGGAATATGCGGTAGTTTATTAGGAGGCTATGCGTTAACCAACTTGAAGATAGAAACAATATTCCTCCTTTTCACTGTACTACCAGTGCTACAGTTACTATCATGTGCTCTGGTTGAAGAAATTCCTACTAACAATGAACCAATGCCTGACATGTTGGATTCTAACGAGTTTGAAGAGAAAAGCAAGATGAGCAACGATGATAACTATCGAGATACCAATAAGTCCAATACAAGAAGAAGGAAGGGGCAGAAGAAAGGTAAAAAAGGAGGAGCTACCAATGGGAAGTCTGAGACACATAAGAAGCAGTCTAAGTCATTAGCTTCACAGTGGTTCCAGTCACTGAAAGCAGCCACTTTTGGCTTGGTCCGAGCATTCAAGCAACCGATCATTTTGAG ACCAATGGCGTGGTTTTTCGTTGCGCATATCACTGTGCCAAATCTTTCTACCGTCATGTTCTATTACCAAACCGAGGTCTTGCAATTGGATGCTTCTTTCCTAGGAACAGCTCGTGTTGTTGGTTGGTTAGGTCTCATGATTGGTACTTTTATCTACAACCGGTATCTGACAAATATGACTCTACGCAAGTCTCTCTT GTTTGCGCACATCGGGATTTCTATAACGATACTCCTAGATATGGTTCTCGTATCAAGAGCAAATGTGGGCTACGGAGTTTCAGACAAGACAATGGTGCTCTTCGGATCAGCTCTAGGTGATGCCATCAATCAACTCAA GTTCATGCCGTTCTTGATCTTGTCTGGTCGTCTATGTCCTCCTGGGATCCAAGGAACACTCTTTGCGCTGTTTATGTCGATAAACAACTTAGGAAACACAGTTGGGTCGTTCATGGGAGCAGGACTGGCTTCACTTTTGGGAATATCTTCAGGATCCTTTGAGAATATGTTTATGGGATTAGCCATTCAAGTGTTTTGCACTTATATCCctgttatgtttcttttcttgattcCGAAGGAAGCTACAGGAGTATCTGCATCCTAG
- the LOC104726018 gene encoding uncharacterized protein LOC104726018, protein MCVMLSGQMMGHVVARTQLILPRDNFADCIRCHGVRVSTKTLKMGSKRSTCPSCDKPSQLCLCKKMRVPCFDNEVSVTILQHSLERKHALNSARIARLGLKNVSVTTVFDVHDEAEFVIRVIGSGCCKIDTNCSDSGYRVENGASLELDGSSKLGSGSVENLEFENNGRLGFAESLKLSQHSGESSSRDLRVTDQKIGSCEGSVSEDLIRMCMKKHGVISNISHSLMLETSVENPSFDHILASPAAMDVLAKGFVVTKFSEGKREFELEVPPGSALLFPSEESVKINDLKEKEEELKLKNLIVLDGTWSKARRIYLENPWLKILCCHVKLEIEGTSLYKEVRRQPRAGCLSTIESIVYAMKEMGEDPEGLDNMLNVFESMVEDQRRCKDENFNKII, encoded by the coding sequence ATGTGCGTGATGTTATCAGGACAGATGATGGGCCATGTCGTGGCCCGAACTCAGCTGATTCTGCCTCGAGATAACTTCGCCGATTGTATACGGTGTCACGGTGTGAGGGTttcaacaaaaaccctaaaaatggGGTCAAAGCGATCCACTTGCCCTTCCTGCGATAAACCAAGCCAGCTTTGCCTCTGCAAGAAGATGCGAGTTCCATGTTTCGATAATGAGGTGAGTGTTACTATTCTTCAGCATAGTCTCGAGAGAAAACACGCCCTTAATTCAGCTAGAATCGCTAGATTAGGGCTTAAGAATGTTAGTGTGACCACTGTTTTCGATGTTCATGATGAGGCAGAGTTCGTAATCAGGGTTATTGGATCGGGTTGCTGCAAGATTGACACGAATTGTTCGGATTCTGGTTATAGGGTAGAGAATGGAGCTTCTTTGGAGCTTGATGGTAGCTCTAAGTTAGGTAGTGGCAGTGTGGagaatttagaatttgagaACAATGGTAGGTTGGGATTTGCTGAAAGTTTGAAGCTTTCTCAGCATTCAGGTGAAAGTTCTAGTCGGGATTTACGGGTTACAGATCAAAAGATAGGTTCTTGTGAAGGAAGTGTATCAGAAGATTTGATAAGAATGTGTATGAAGAAACATGGTGTCATCAGCAATATCTCACACTCTTTGATGCTCGAAACCAGTGTAGAGAATCCTAGTTTTGATCATATACTGGCTTCTCCTGCGGCCATGGATGTCTTGGCAAAAGGGTTTGTGGTAACAAAGTTTTCAGAAGGGAAGCGAGAATTCGAGCTCGAGGTTCCTCCTGGATCAGCATTGTTGTTCCCGAGCGAAGAATCGGTGAAGATCAATGAtctaaaagagaaagaagaagagttgaagcTAAAGAATCTGATTGTTCTTGATGGGACATGGTCAAAGGCAAGAAGAATATACCTTGAAAATCCATGGCTTAAGATTTTATGTTGCCATGTGAAACTGGAGATCGAAGGTACAAGTTTATACAAAGAAGTTCGGCGGCAGCCAAGAGCGGGATGTTTGTCTACAATAGAGAGTATTGTATACGCGATGAAGGAGATGGGAGAAGATCCTGAAGGTTTAGATAATATGTTGAATGTTTTTGAATCCATGGTTGAAGATCAAAGAAGATGTAAAGATGAGAACTTTAATAAGATCATCTGA
- the LOC104726017 gene encoding CRS2-associated factor 2, mitochondrial-like has protein sequence MFSIRSRSLTLAKEPKDSFLLLGHLRARFVSTDNYDPPFSPLSKPTKPSSEKKKKKKKKETKQDQSSELVNKTKIPVISDLPFDFRYSYSETNPEIEPIGFREPKRFSPFGPGRLDRKWTGTSALASPGIDQSQWAEERERVLGEPLTDEEVTELVERYRHNDCSRQINLGKGGVTHNMIDDIHNHWKKAEAVRIKCLGVPTLDMDNICFHLEEKSGGKVVYRHINILVLYRGRNYVTKNRPIIPLMLWKPYPPIYPRLVKNVADGLTFEETKEMRNRGLHSPALMKLTRNGVYVNVVGRVREEFETEEIVRLDCTHVGMSDCKRIGVKLKELVPCVPILFKDEQIILWRGKRKGEEEVVTNIDPEV, from the exons ATGTTTTCAATTCGCAGCAGAAGCTTAACGCTAGCAAAAGAGCCAAAGGATTCGTTTTTGTTGTTGGGTCATCTCCGAGCTCGATTTGTATCTACAGATAACTATGATCCACCATTTTCACCTCTCTCAAAACCCACTAAACCTtcttcagagaagaagaagaagaagaagaagaaggaaacgaagCAGGATCAGTCGTCGGAGCTGGTAAATAAAACGAAGATTCCGGTGATTTCAGACCTCCCTTTTGATTTTAGGTATTCGTATTCAGAAACAAACCCGGAAATTGAACCAATTGGATTCCGTGAACCGAAACGGTTTTCTCCGTTTGGACCGGGTCGATTGGACCGGAAATGGACAGGGACTTCCGCATTGGCTTCGCCGGGGATTGATCAGAGCCAATGGGCGGAAGAGAGGGAAAGAGTTCTCGGCGAGCCTTTGACAGATGAGGAAGTTACGGAACTTGTTGAACGGTATCGGCATAATGATTGTTCACGGCAGATCAATCTCG GGAAAGGTGGTGTGACACACAATATGATAGATGACATTCATAACCATTGGAAGAAAGCTGAGGCAGTGAGGATCAAATGCTTAGGAGTACCTACTCTTGACATGGACAACATATGTTTTCACCTCGAG GAAAAATCTGGTGGAAAGGTTGTATACAGACACATAAACATTCTAGTTTTGTATCGAGGAAGGAACTATGTAACTAAGAATCGTCCCATCATACCACTCATGTTGTGGAAGCCTTATCCACCGATATACCCAAGACTTGTAAAGAATGTAGCAGATGGGTTGACATTTGAAGAAACCAAAGAGATGAGAAATCGCGGGCTTCATTCTCCTGCCCTAATGAAACTTA CTAGGAATGGTGTCTATGTTAATGTCGTGGGAAGAGTGAGAGAGGAATTCGAAACAGAAGAGATTGTGAGACTAGATTGCACTCATGTTGGGATGAGTGACTGCAAACGAATCGGTGTGAAGCTAAAG GAGTTGGTTCCATGTGTTCCCATATTGTTCAAAGATGAGCAGATCATACTCTGGAGAGGGAAGAGGAAgggtgaagaagaggttgttACAAACATTGATCCAGAAGTATGA
- the LOC104726019 gene encoding polyadenylate-binding protein RBP45A: protein MHQPPSNAAGAGQQTGQQQLWMMMQQQQQQLQQQRQSAPALGQQQQYGAGSQNPEVKSLWIGDLQQWMDESYIMSIFGQSGEAVSAKVIRNKLTRQSEGYGFIEFVNRSVAERFLQTYNGAQMPSGEQTFRLNWAQAGAGERRQTEGADHTIFVGDLGPEVTDQMLTDTFKSVYVSIKGAKVVMDRTTGRSKGYGFVRFGDETEQMRAMTEMNGQCCSTRPMRIGPAANKNPLPMQPAMYQNTPGGNPGDSDPNNTTVFVGGLDTNVTDDELKSIFGQFGELIHVKIPPGKRCGFVQFANRASAEHALSVLNGTQLGGQSIRLSWGRTPNKQPDQAQWNGGGYYGGYPPQQQGGYEAYGYAPQPTQDPNAYYGGGYSGYGNYQQQRQ, encoded by the exons ATGCATCAACCACCGTCAAACGCCGCCGGAGCAGGACAACAAACGGGACAGCAGCAGTTGTGGATGATGatgcaacaacagcaacaacagctACAGCAGCAGAGGCAGTCGGCGCCGGCACTAGGTCAACAGCAGCAGTACGGAGCTGGATCTCAGAATCCAGAGGTCAAGTCCTTATGGATTGGAGATTTGCAGCAATGGATGGACGAGAGCTACATTATGAGCATCTTCGGTCAATCTGGAGAG GCTGTATCAGCTAAAGTCATTCGTAATAAGCTGACCCGACAATCTGAAGGTTATGGATTCATTGAGTTTGTCAACCGTTCTGTAGCTGAGAGGTTTTTGCAAACTTACAATGGTGCTCAAATGCCGAGCGGCGAACAGACGTTTAGGCTCAACTGGGCTCAGGCTGGTGCTGGAGAGAGACGACAGACTGAAGGTGCTGACCACACTATTTTCGTAGGCGATCTTGGACCTGAAGTCACTGACCAAATGCTCACGGATACGTTTAAGAGTGTGTATGTGTCTATCAAGGGGGCAAAAGTTGTCATGGACAGAACCACTGGAAGGTCCAAGGGCTATGGTTTTGTCAGGTTTGGGGACGAAACTGAGCAGATGCGTGCCATGACCGAGATGAATGGTCAATGCTGCTCCACCAGGCCTATGCGTATTGGTCCGGCTGCCAATAAGAATCCTCTTCCGATGCAACCAg CTATGTATCAAAACACTCCAGGAGGAAATCCTGGAGATAGCGATCCAAATAACACAACA gtttttgttGGAGGTCTGGATACTAACGTTACAGACGATGAGTTGAAGTCCATTTTCGGTCAGTTTGGGGAACTAATTCATGTGAAAATACCTCCAGGAAAACGTTGTGGATTCGTTCAATTTGCTAACAG GGCGTCTGCAGAGCATGCACTTTCGGTGTTGAATGGAACACAATTAGGTGGACAAAGCATCCGTCTTTCGTGGGGACGTACTCCTAACAAGCAG CCTGATCAAGCCCAATGGAACGGTGGTGGATACTATGGAGGATACCCTCCACAGCAACAGGGCGGCTACGAAGCTTATGGTTATGCACCTCAACCAACTCAGGATCCTAATGCGTACTATGGTGGTGGTTACTCTGGCTATGGCAACTATCAGCAGCAACGACAG TGA